A region of Flavobacteriales bacterium DNA encodes the following proteins:
- the purB gene encoding adenylosuccinate lyase → MNLTALTAISPIDGRYRKTTEALAPYFSEAALINYRIRVEIEYFIALCELPLPQLQGFDKAKYADLRNIYNNLSDADIQSVKDEEKVTNHDVKAVEYFIKKKFDLLNINPAYKEFVHFGLTSQDINNTSVPLSIKEALDAVYYPLLNDCLVKLKEMSDAWANIPMLAKTHGQPASPTKLGKEFYVFVERIEKQLLQVKAVPFSAKFGGATGNLNAHHVAYPNYNWIDFSNNFVNNSLGLDRSQTTTQIEHYDNLAALFDGLKRINTILIDLDRDVWTYVSMDYFKQKIKEGEIGSSAMPHKVNPIDFENSEGNLGIANAIFEHLSAKLPISRLQRDLTDSTVLRNVGVPIGHTVLAMASLLKGLNKLLLNEAKIHADLEENWAVAAEAIQTVLRREGYPKPYEALKELTRTNEKITATSIANFIDTLNVSEEIKNELRKISPFTFTGVDLI, encoded by the coding sequence ATGAACCTTACTGCTTTAACAGCAATTTCACCCATTGATGGTAGATACAGAAAAACAACAGAGGCTTTGGCTCCTTATTTTTCGGAAGCGGCTTTAATCAACTACCGTATTAGAGTTGAAATAGAATATTTTATTGCCCTTTGCGAATTGCCTTTACCTCAACTCCAAGGTTTTGATAAAGCAAAATATGCCGATTTACGAAACATTTACAACAACTTATCGGATGCTGATATTCAGTCGGTTAAAGACGAAGAAAAAGTAACCAACCACGATGTTAAAGCCGTTGAGTATTTTATCAAAAAGAAGTTCGATTTATTAAACATTAACCCTGCTTACAAAGAGTTTGTACATTTCGGTTTAACTTCACAAGACATTAACAACACCTCTGTTCCATTATCGATTAAAGAAGCATTAGACGCTGTTTATTATCCTTTACTTAACGATTGTTTAGTAAAATTAAAAGAAATGTCTGATGCTTGGGCAAATATACCTATGTTGGCAAAAACGCACGGACAACCAGCTTCTCCTACTAAATTGGGTAAAGAATTTTATGTGTTTGTGGAGCGTATCGAAAAACAACTGTTGCAAGTAAAAGCAGTACCTTTTTCAGCAAAGTTTGGTGGAGCAACAGGTAACTTAAATGCGCACCATGTGGCTTATCCAAACTACAATTGGATAGATTTCTCGAACAATTTTGTAAACAATAGCTTAGGGTTAGACCGTTCTCAAACCACCACTCAAATTGAACACTACGATAATTTAGCCGCTCTTTTTGATGGTTTAAAACGCATCAACACCATTTTAATTGATTTAGACCGTGACGTTTGGACTTATGTTTCGATGGATTATTTCAAACAAAAAATTAAAGAGGGTGAAATAGGTTCGTCAGCCATGCCACACAAAGTAAACCCTATCGACTTTGAAAACTCGGAAGGAAACTTGGGTATTGCCAACGCCATTTTTGAGCATTTATCAGCTAAATTGCCCATTTCTCGTTTGCAACGCGATTTAACCGATTCTACCGTTTTGCGTAACGTTGGCGTTCCAATTGGTCACACTGTATTGGCAATGGCATCGCTTTTAAAAGGTTTAAATAAATTGTTGCTAAACGAAGCAAAAATACACGCCGATTTAGAAGAAAATTGGGCTGTAGCTGCCGAAGCCATTCAAACCGTTTTACGTCGCGAAGGCTACCCAAAACCTTACGAAGCATTAAAAGAATTAACGAGAACGAACGAAAAAATAACAGCTACCTCAATTGCTAATTTTATTGATACACTTAATGTTAGTGAAGAAATAAAAAATGAGTTGCGAAAAATTTCTCCGTTTACTTTTACAGGAGTAGATTTAATTTAA
- a CDS encoding IS3 family transposase, with the protein MIRETKDKYNNYSLDNICRLFGVSRQANFQYLRNKLTIESKKELVIQHVLSIREYHPRIGTRKLYHMMQPFFNEHHISIGRDALFNLLANEKLLIRTRIRKVTTTYSGHWMRKWPNLIKNYRVTAPNQLWVSDITYWKINGEFLYISFITDAYSRKIVGYSLSEHLDMKSTRNALLMALSILNENHTGLIHHSDRGVQYCAMDYVKLLHKNNINISMTENGDPKENAIAERLNGIIKNEYLKKYKPKSFNQANFLLKRSVNLYNQERPHLSINLHTPDYTHHNKTKTYRKWKNYFRTNPVKVLQD; encoded by the coding sequence ATAATCCGTGAAACAAAAGATAAGTACAACAACTATTCGTTGGATAATATTTGTCGATTGTTTGGTGTAAGCAGGCAAGCTAACTTTCAATATCTTAGAAATAAATTAACCATTGAGTCTAAAAAAGAACTCGTTATACAACATGTTTTAAGCATTAGAGAGTATCATCCTCGAATAGGAACTCGAAAGCTATATCACATGATGCAGCCTTTTTTTAATGAACATCATATTAGTATTGGTAGAGATGCTTTATTTAACCTTTTAGCAAACGAAAAATTATTAATACGCACTAGAATACGTAAAGTCACCACAACCTATTCTGGACATTGGATGCGTAAATGGCCTAATTTAATTAAAAACTACCGGGTAACAGCACCAAATCAATTATGGGTAAGTGATATTACTTATTGGAAAATAAATGGTGAGTTTTTATACATCAGCTTCATTACCGATGCTTATTCTCGTAAAATTGTTGGATATAGTTTATCTGAACATTTAGACATGAAATCTACTAGAAATGCTTTATTAATGGCTCTAAGCATCCTTAATGAAAATCATACTGGTCTTATTCATCACTCTGATAGAGGTGTGCAATATTGTGCAATGGATTATGTAAAGCTTTTACACAAAAACAATATTAATATTAGCATGACTGAAAATGGAGATCCTAAAGAAAATGCTATTGCTGAAAGACTTAACGGTATTATTAAAAACGAATATTTAAAAAAATATAAACCAAAATCTTTTAACCAAGCTAACTTCTTACTTAAACGCTCTGTTAATCTGTACAATCAAGAAAGACCGCATTTAAGTATTAATTTACATACTCCAGATTATACTCATCATAACAAAACTAAAACTTACAGAAAATGGAAAAACTACTTTAGAACTAATCCCGTAAAAGTTCTTCAGGATTAA
- a CDS encoding EI24 domain-containing protein — protein sequence MGIFFKHFGIGLSAYGKALEIIFSKGLWWFFIFPILLNVLFFLGGFALIDFLTEYTTDWAYNLIKNENATYWGAAYVQGVLSGFIWLVFKILFFFVFAYLGGYIVIILMSPVFSILSEKTETILTGKKYPFDADQLMRDIARGVLIAFRNLFIELLFIVGVFILSFIPIVGQLGAIFLFFVSSYFYGFSFMDYTIERQKYSVKQSVEFIRQHKGIAIANGVLFSVFMLIPFCGYTLAGFVSIISVVAATISTHKVLVETKS from the coding sequence ATGGGAATTTTTTTTAAACATTTTGGAATCGGTTTATCGGCCTACGGTAAGGCACTAGAAATTATATTTTCTAAAGGTTTGTGGTGGTTTTTTATTTTTCCAATATTGCTTAATGTGTTGTTCTTTTTGGGAGGTTTTGCGTTAATCGATTTTTTAACCGAGTACACTACCGATTGGGCGTATAATTTAATTAAAAACGAAAATGCTACGTATTGGGGAGCAGCATACGTACAAGGGGTGTTGTCTGGCTTTATTTGGTTGGTATTTAAAATTTTGTTCTTTTTTGTGTTTGCTTATTTGGGTGGCTACATTGTTATCATTTTAATGTCGCCTGTGTTTTCAATACTTTCCGAAAAAACAGAAACCATTTTAACAGGCAAAAAATACCCTTTCGATGCCGACCAATTGATGCGCGATATTGCTCGAGGTGTTTTAATAGCATTCCGAAATTTATTTATAGAGTTATTGTTTATTGTAGGAGTTTTTATATTGAGTTTTATTCCTATTGTTGGTCAATTAGGAGCAATTTTTCTGTTTTTTGTGTCTTCCTATTTTTATGGGTTTTCGTTTATGGATTATACCATAGAACGCCAAAAATATAGTGTTAAACAAAGTGTGGAGTTTATTCGTCAACACAAAGGAATAGCCATAGCAAACGGTGTGCTATTTTCAGTGTTTATGCTTATTCCTTTTTGTGGTTACACCTTAGCAGGTTTTGTGTCGATAATTTCTGTAGTTGCTGCAACCATTTCCACACATAAAGTTTTAGTGGAAACTAAAAGTTAA
- a CDS encoding menaquinone biosynthesis protein, translating into MKVKVSIVSYSNTLPFLYGLQHSDILNEIDLQLDIPSKCAEKLLTNQVDIGLVPIAILPEMKEHHIITDYCIGATKKVNSVVLYSDVPLYKIDTILLDYQSKTSINLVQVLAKQFWKIAPTFKNASVGFEQKIGGSIAGVIIGDRTFDLPKTFKYQYDLAEEWIRVTQLPFAFACWVSNKKMPEEFIQKLNAALKFGVENIAQSVNLSTNQHIDKSKLENYLIHDISYPLNNEKRKSIDLFLRFLRENVNI; encoded by the coding sequence TTGAAAGTTAAAGTCTCTATCGTTTCGTATTCCAATACCTTGCCTTTTTTGTACGGCTTACAACATTCAGATATATTGAATGAGATTGATTTGCAATTGGATATTCCATCGAAATGCGCCGAAAAATTGTTGACCAATCAAGTAGATATAGGTTTGGTACCCATTGCCATTTTACCAGAAATGAAAGAACACCATATTATTACTGATTACTGTATTGGTGCCACTAAAAAAGTAAACTCGGTTGTGTTGTATAGCGATGTTCCATTGTATAAAATCGATACCATTTTACTCGATTATCAATCAAAAACATCCATTAATTTAGTGCAAGTTTTGGCAAAACAATTTTGGAAAATAGCTCCAACATTTAAAAATGCAAGTGTTGGGTTTGAACAAAAAATAGGAGGTTCAATTGCTGGCGTGATTATTGGAGATCGTACTTTCGATTTGCCAAAAACGTTTAAATATCAATACGATTTAGCTGAAGAATGGATAAGGGTTACACAACTACCTTTTGCTTTTGCTTGTTGGGTTTCTAACAAAAAAATGCCAGAAGAATTTATCCAAAAATTGAATGCTGCCTTGAAATTTGGTGTAGAAAATATTGCTCAGTCAGTAAATCTTTCAACAAATCAACACATTGATAAAAGTAAGTTAGAAAACTATTTAATACACGACATTAGTTATCCGTTAAACAACGAAAAAAGAAAATCGATTGACCTTTTTTTGAGATTTTTACGCGAAAATGTTAATATCTAA